The genomic segment GTGGTGGACCTGCGCGACGACATGACCCTCAACCTGATCAACTCAGGTTTCCAGATCGAACGCTTCCACCACGAAGTGGGTACCGGCGGGCAGCAGGAAATCAACTACCGGTTCAACACCATGCTCCACGCCGCCGACGACCTGCAAACCTTCAAATACATCATCAAAAACACGGCAGTTCAACACGGCAAAACCGTCACCTTCATGCCCAAACCCATCGCAGGCGACAACGGGTCCGGCATGCACGCCCACCAAAGCCTCTGGAAAGACGGCACACCCCTCTTCCACGACGAATCCGGCTACGCCGGGCTTTCCGACATGGCGCGCTACTACATCGGTGGCATTCTGCACCACGCCGGTGCCGTGATGGCGTTCACCAACCCCACGCTCAACTCCTACCACCGCCTGGTGCCCGGATACGAAGCGCCCATCAACCTGGTGTACTCCCAGCGCAACCGCTCCGCAGCTGTGCGTATCCCCATCACCGGCTCCAACCCCAAGGCAAAGCGCATCGAATTCCGCGCCCCCGACCCTTCAGGCAACCCCTACCTGGGCTTCGCTGCCATGATGCTCGCCGGACTCGACGGCATCAAAAACCGCATCGAACCTCACGCACCCGTGGACAAAGACCTCTACGAACTCCCACCGGAGGAAGCCGCCTCCATCCCACAGGCACCCACCTCACTGGAAGCCTCCCTCGCTGCGCTGGAAGAGGACCACGACTTCCTCACCGACGGCGACGTGTTCACAGAAGACCTGATTGAGACCTACATCAAACTCAAGCACGACAACGAAATTGATCCCGTGCGCCTGCGGCCCACCCCACAGGAATTTGAGATGTACTACGATTGCTAAGGTTTGCAGGACTTGTGCATAACTGACGTGCACTAATGCGAAAATAATCCCCCGATGGCCCTGGATGGGCCTCGGGGGATTATTTTCACCACAAACAGACCGGGCCGCCACTTCTCGACATATCGTTTGACACTTGAGGCCGCCGATATAACGGACAGTTCCCCTTACTGGATATGGGAGCTCGAATGGAATGGCCTGAGGATTGTCTCCAAAAAAACGGTGAAATATAAAAACTGATGCTTTTTGAGCCGGGCCGCAAGTTAAGCCCGTGACACACGAACGATCGTGCTGATTCACGAGCGGGGCGCAGTGTTGACGCAATCTTCTTACATGATACCAAGCGAGCAGCAACCCCAGCCCCCTAGGACTACACCTCATTTTTCCCACTCTGGACGAAGTTTGGGTGACACGTGGATAGATTTTATGCACATATTACTAATATGTGACACCTATCACTGCTTCGCCCGTCGCCCTGACACCCCTCCCCGTCCGAGGTATTGAGACATCACCCCGGCGGAACTTGCGTGACATTTTGATGTCACGTCACTAATCATTCGAATGCTTTTGTCATTGCACGTCATCAGAGCAAAAAGCCCACACCACAGGCCATAGCAGACGATATCACTTGGCTGCACTACGCCTTTTCATCACCCAGCTAAAAGCACAGCTGCCACATTAAAATTTTGTCATGAAAATGGCATGAACACTGATTCTGTTTGCTGCAGCTAAGTTACTGTGTCCTATCAGACACAAAATCATTCTGTGAAAGGTCTATAATTTAGTCTATTGCGCCACATTTTGCGCTCACATCGCCCATATCTGTCAGTCTACAGGTATGGTGGTCTCCGTACCTAAACATGCACCTAAGCATGCCCGAACAACCCAAGAGTCAGGCACGCTTGTAAGGAAACGGAGACTTTTTCGATGCATCTGCAACCAAGAGAGCAGGAAAAGCTGATGGTGGTGGTCGCTGCGGATGTGGCGCGGCGTCGACAAGCTCGGGGGCTGAAACTGAACTACCCGGAAGCTGTGGCAATTCTTACTTATGAGCTGCTGGAGGGGGCGCGGGACG from the Corynebacterium durum genome contains:
- the glnA gene encoding type I glutamate--ammonia ligase, whose translation is MAFNTTEDVIKYIKDEGIEFLDVRFTDVPGQEQHFSIPASEFTEDVAEEGLAFDGSSIVGFTSIDESDMNLLPDVTTAMVDPFRKAKTLNMKFFVHDPFTREPFSRDPRNVARKAEEYLAATGIADTCFFGAEAEFYLFDSISYSTDVNAAFYEIGSDRGWWSRGDATNLDGSPNLGYKTRLKGGYFPTAPYDAVVDLRDDMTLNLINSGFQIERFHHEVGTGGQQEINYRFNTMLHAADDLQTFKYIIKNTAVQHGKTVTFMPKPIAGDNGSGMHAHQSLWKDGTPLFHDESGYAGLSDMARYYIGGILHHAGAVMAFTNPTLNSYHRLVPGYEAPINLVYSQRNRSAAVRIPITGSNPKAKRIEFRAPDPSGNPYLGFAAMMLAGLDGIKNRIEPHAPVDKDLYELPPEEAASIPQAPTSLEASLAALEEDHDFLTDGDVFTEDLIETYIKLKHDNEIDPVRLRPTPQEFEMYYDC